A single window of Micrococcaceae bacterium Sec5.1 DNA harbors:
- a CDS encoding TetR/AcrR family transcriptional regulator gives MASTKLPARQRLLDAADKLFYAEGVHTVGIDRLIEEAGVAKGSLFYNFSGKEDLVAAYLEGRDHQRRERIARFQQGLEDPVDKLLAIFDALQETVSSPGWRGCPFANASAEALPGSVEAEALRAFRGWLSNAMLYLCEEAGFVEPAGVAARLRLLYDGAVSNSNLDAQPEAVGWAKELAAKVLHDSPRASE, from the coding sequence ATGGCCTCCACCAAACTTCCGGCTCGTCAGCGGCTCCTCGATGCTGCAGACAAGTTGTTTTATGCCGAAGGTGTCCACACTGTTGGCATTGACCGCCTAATCGAAGAGGCAGGCGTAGCCAAGGGCTCGCTCTTCTACAACTTTTCGGGCAAGGAAGATCTCGTTGCCGCCTACCTGGAGGGTCGCGACCATCAACGGCGCGAACGCATTGCGAGGTTCCAGCAGGGTTTGGAGGATCCTGTCGACAAGCTCTTGGCCATCTTTGATGCCCTGCAGGAAACGGTCTCTTCTCCCGGATGGAGGGGATGTCCCTTCGCCAATGCCAGCGCAGAGGCACTTCCCGGAAGTGTGGAGGCCGAGGCGCTCCGGGCCTTCCGGGGCTGGCTTTCAAATGCGATGCTTTACCTCTGTGAAGAAGCAGGCTTTGTCGAACCGGCAGGCGTGGCCGCCCGGCTTCGGCTGCTCTACGACGGAGCTGTATCGAATTCAAATCTCGATGCGCAACCAGAAGCTGTGGGCTGGGCTAAAGAGCTGGCCGCGAAAGTTCTGCACGACTCACCTCGCGCGTCGGAATAG
- a CDS encoding NADP-dependent oxidoreductase → MKAITYSEYGNPDVLELTEQPMPKVGPGMVLVKVKAASVNPVDWKIMAGYLDSFMDLQFPAIPGWDVAGVVESVGIDAPHFKPGDEVISYGRKDYVHGGSFAEYIALPERLLARKPTSLDWNQSAGLPLAGLTAFQVLNRLGLKAGETVLIHGGSGGVGSLGVQIAVALGARVIATASERNHQFLKSLGAEAVAYGEGLSDRVRALSPTGVDVVADFAGGNLEATLKVLSDGGRHASIADSEVESHGGTWMWVNPVGAELQQLADLVDEHKIRVEVAEALPLAKAADAFRLNMEGHTRGKVVLTVDSGA, encoded by the coding sequence ATGAAGGCAATTACCTATAGCGAGTATGGAAACCCGGACGTCCTTGAGCTGACCGAGCAGCCAATGCCGAAAGTTGGCCCGGGCATGGTCCTGGTGAAGGTGAAGGCGGCTTCGGTAAATCCTGTCGACTGGAAGATTATGGCCGGTTACCTGGACTCCTTCATGGATCTGCAGTTCCCGGCCATTCCGGGGTGGGATGTGGCGGGAGTGGTGGAGTCTGTGGGAATCGACGCCCCGCATTTCAAGCCCGGCGACGAAGTTATCTCCTATGGCCGCAAGGACTATGTTCACGGCGGAAGTTTTGCTGAATACATTGCGCTCCCGGAGCGGCTTCTTGCCAGGAAGCCGACCTCCCTGGATTGGAACCAGTCGGCCGGGCTTCCTTTGGCCGGTCTCACGGCTTTCCAGGTGCTCAATCGTCTAGGGCTCAAGGCGGGCGAGACGGTTTTGATCCATGGCGGTTCTGGCGGTGTCGGATCCCTCGGCGTTCAGATCGCCGTGGCGCTCGGCGCACGGGTCATCGCGACCGCGTCGGAAAGGAACCACCAATTCCTCAAGTCCCTCGGGGCCGAAGCGGTGGCATATGGTGAGGGGCTGTCCGATCGCGTGCGTGCGCTGAGTCCTACTGGGGTGGACGTTGTGGCGGACTTTGCAGGCGGAAACCTTGAGGCGACGCTGAAGGTCCTGTCCGACGGAGGTCGGCATGCGTCCATTGCGGACAGTGAGGTGGAGTCGCACGGCGGAACCTGGATGTGGGTGAACCCCGTTGGTGCCGAACTGCAGCAGCTCGCTGACCTGGTGGACGAACACAAGATCCGGGTAGAGGTGGCGGAGGCACTTCCCTTGGCTAAAGCAGCGGATGCCTTCCGGCTCAACATGGAAGGGCACACGCGCGGAAAGGTTGTGCTCACGGTGGACAGCGGGGCTTGA
- a CDS encoding LacI family DNA-binding transcriptional regulator, which produces MADVARLAGVSRSTVSYVLSGTRPISDETRQQVLQAMKDLHYTPNALAQGLAGKRTGIIALSFPIGEVGFNLTDFEYIQAASEQARSEGYHLLLWPYSANDVDELHKVVNQGIVEGVVLMEVRTVDERVSFLLDSHLPFTTIGRTGGLQPQAFVDADFDAAGNMALDYVLGLGHTELAFLTRSQEELDAGQGPMVRMRDAVLEAAEARGVRMPVFTVSPTFNDGWNAFEEIRKKAPRMTALLTFNEPAVPGFIAAAAEHGLRIPRDLSLVGLNSSDDGARTSHPNLTSFSPNHSELAKQAVSYLIRLLRGNEPATLQKLLRPELTERGSAGKVPVPPGRPSL; this is translated from the coding sequence ATGGCGGACGTTGCCCGTCTTGCTGGTGTATCCAGGAGCACGGTCTCCTACGTTTTGAGCGGCACACGCCCTATATCTGATGAGACACGCCAACAGGTGCTGCAGGCAATGAAGGACCTTCATTACACACCCAACGCTTTGGCGCAGGGTCTGGCCGGCAAACGCACCGGAATCATCGCCTTGAGCTTTCCCATCGGTGAGGTTGGTTTTAACCTCACCGATTTTGAGTACATCCAAGCGGCTTCCGAGCAGGCCCGCAGCGAGGGCTACCACCTCCTGCTGTGGCCTTACAGTGCGAATGATGTGGATGAACTGCACAAGGTGGTCAACCAGGGAATCGTCGAGGGCGTGGTGCTGATGGAGGTCAGAACTGTCGACGAGCGGGTGTCGTTCCTGCTGGATTCCCATCTTCCCTTCACCACAATCGGACGCACGGGCGGCCTACAGCCGCAGGCTTTCGTTGACGCGGACTTCGACGCTGCCGGAAACATGGCGCTCGACTATGTTCTGGGACTTGGACACACAGAATTAGCCTTCTTGACGAGGTCCCAGGAAGAACTGGATGCCGGTCAGGGACCGATGGTGCGAATGCGGGATGCAGTGCTGGAGGCAGCCGAGGCAAGGGGCGTCCGAATGCCTGTATTCACAGTGTCTCCAACATTTAATGACGGTTGGAATGCTTTTGAGGAGATCCGGAAAAAGGCGCCGCGGATGACCGCCCTCCTGACGTTCAATGAGCCTGCGGTTCCCGGTTTCATAGCCGCAGCGGCTGAACATGGACTCCGCATTCCACGGGATTTGTCATTGGTAGGCCTGAACAGCAGCGATGATGGCGCGCGGACGAGCCATCCCAATTTGACGAGTTTTTCTCCAAACCATAGTGAGTTGGCCAAGCAAGCGGTCAGCTATCTGATTCGGCTGCTTCGTGGCAACGAGCCGGCCACGCTTCAGAAGCTCCTCAGGCCCGAACTAACTGAACGCGGCAGCGCCGGCAAAGTGCCTGTCCCACCCGGCCGACCATCTCTGTAA